Proteins co-encoded in one Euleptes europaea isolate rEulEur1 chromosome 1, rEulEur1.hap1, whole genome shotgun sequence genomic window:
- the TOB1 gene encoding protein Tob1 produces MQLEIQVALNFIISYLYNKLPRRRVNIFGEELERLLKKKYEGHWYPEKPYKGSGFRCIHVGEKVDPVIEQASKESGLDIDDVRGNLPQDLSVWIDPFEVSYQIGEKGPVKVLYVDDSGENGCELDKEIKNSFNPEAQVFMPISDPASSVSSSPSPPFGHSATVSPTFMPRSSQPLTFTTATFAATKFGSTKMKNSSRTNKVARTSPTNLGLNVNDLLKQKALSSSMHSLYGLGLGSQQVPQQQQPPQQQQKTSALSPNAKEFIFPNVQGQGSTSMFPGDSPLNLSPLQYSNAFDMFAAYGGLNEKSFVDGLNFSLNSMQYSNQQFQPVMAN; encoded by the coding sequence ATGCAGCTTGAAATACAAGTAGCACTCAACTTTATTATTTCATATTTGTACAATAAGCTTCCCAGACGACGTGTGAACATTTTTGGTGAAGAGCTTGAAAGACTACTTAAGAAGAAATATGAAGGGCATTGGTATCCAGAAAAGCCATACAAAGGATCAGGGTTTAGATGTATACATGTAGGAGAGAAAGTGGACCCAGTTATTGAACAAGCATCCAAAGAGAGTGGTTTGGACATTGATGATGTTCGTGGCAATCTGCCTCAGGATCTTAGTGTCTGGATTGACCCATTTGAGGTTTCATACCAAATCGGTGAAAAGGGACCAGTGAAAGTGCTTTATGTGGATGATTCCGGTGAAAATGGATGTGAATTGGATAAGGAAATCAAGAATAGCTTTAACCCAGAGGCCCAGGTGTTCATGCCAATTAGTGACCCAGCATCTTCTGTCTCAAGTTCTCCTTCACCTCCCTTTGGTCATTCTGCTACTGTGAGCCCAACCTTCATGCCCCGCTCCTCCCAGCCTTTAACTTTCACTACTGCCACATTTGCTGCCACCAAGTTTGGCTCAACCAAAATGAAGAACAGCAGCCGCACCAACAAGGTTGCCCGCACTTCTCCCACTAACCTTGGCTTGAATGTCAATGATCTGCTGAAACAGAAAGCTCTTTCCTCCTCCATGCACTCTCTTTATGGTCTTGGCTTAGGTAGCCAGCAGGTTCCACAACAACAGCAACCACCGCAACAGCAGCAGAAAACTTCTGCCCTTTCTCCTAATGCAAAGGAGTTCATTTTCCCTAATGTACAGGGTCAAGGTAGTACCAGTATGTTTCCTGGTGACAGTCCCCTTAACCTTAGTCCTCTCCAGTACAGTAATGCCTTTGATATGTTTGCGGCCTATGGAGGTCTAAATGAGAAGTCTTTTGTGGATGGCTTGAATTTCAGCTTAAATAGCATGCAGTACTCTAACCAGCAATTCCAGCCTGTTATGGCTAACtga